The DNA segment TGGTCGTGGCTCAGGCAGAGGATCCGGTGCCGGAAGTGGCAGTGGAGCTGGTGCCGGTAGTGGCAGTGGATCAGGTAGTGGAGCCGGTGCCGGTAGCGGCAGTGGATCAGGCAGTGGAGCCGGTGCTGGACGTGGATCAGGCAGTGGAGTTGGTGTAGGCAGTGGTCGTGGCTCAGGCAGAGGATCCGGTGCCGGAAGTGGCAGTGGAGCTGGTGCCGGTAGTGGCAGTGGATCAGGTAGTGGAGCCGGTGCCGGTAGTGGTCGTGGCTCAGGCAGAGGATCCGGTGCCGGAAGTGGCAGTGGAGCTGGTGCCGGTAGTGGCAGTGGATCAGGTAGTGGAGCCGGTGCCGGTAGCGGCAGTGGATCAGGCAGTGGAGCCGGTGCTGGACGTGGATCAGGCAGTGGAGTTGGTGTAGGCAGTGGTCGTGGCTCAGGCAGAGGATCCGGTGCGGGAAGTGGCAGTGGAGCTGGTGCCGGTAGTGGCAGTGGATCAGGTAGTGGAGCCGGTGCCGGTAGTGGTCGTGGCTCAGGCAGAGGATCCGGTGCTGGACGTGGCAGTGGAGCTGGTGCCGGTAGTGGCAGTGGATCAGGTAGTGGAGCCGGTGCCGGTAGCGGCAGTGGATCAGGCAGTGGAGCCGGTGCTGGACGTGGATCAGGCAGTGGAGTTGGTGTAGGCAGTGGTCGTGGCTCAGGCAGAGGATCCGGTGCCGGAAGTGGCAGTGGAGCTGGTGCCGGTAGTGGCAGTGGATCAGGTAGTGGAGCCGGTGCCGGTAGCGGCAGTGGATCAGGCAGTGGAGCCGGTGCTGGACGTGGATCAGGCAGTGGAGTTGGTGTAGGCAGTGGTCGTGGCTCAGGCAGAGGATCCGGTGCCGGAAGTGGCAGTGGAGCTGGTGCCGGTAGTGGCAGTGGATCAGGTAGTGGAGCCGGTGCCGGTAGCGGCAGTGGATCAGGCAGAGGATCCGGTGCCGGAAGTGGCAGTGGAGCTGGTGCCGGTAGTGGTAGTGGATCAGGCAGTGGATCCGGTGCTGGACGTGGATCAGGCAGCGGAGTCGGTGCCGGAAGTGGTCGTGGCTCAGGCAGAGGATCCGGTGCCGGAAGTGGCAGTGGAGCTGGTGCCGGTAGTGGCAGTGGATCAGGTAGTGGAGCCGGTGCCGGTAGTGGCAGTGGATCAGGCAGTGGAGCCGGTGCTGGACGTGGATCAGGCAGTGGAGTTGGTGTAGGCAGTGGTCGTGGCTCAGGCAGAGGATCCGGTGCCGGAAGTGGCAGTGGAGCTGGTGCCGGTAGCGGCAGTGGATCAGGCAGTGGAGCCGGTGCCGGAAGTGGCAGTGGAGCTGGTGCCGGTAGTGGCAGTGGATCAGGCAGTGGAGCCGGTGCTGGACGTGGCAGTGGAGCTGGTGCCGGTAGTGGCAGTGGATCAGGTAGTGGAGCCGGTGCCGGTAGCGGCAGTGGATCAGGCAGTGGAGCCGGTGCTGGACGTGGATCAGGCAGTGGAGTTGGTGTAGGCAGTGGTCGTGGCTCAGGCAGAGGATCCGGTGCCGGAAGTGGCAGTGGAGCTGGTGCCGGTAGTGGCAGTGGATCAGGTAGTGGAGCCGGTGCCGGTAGCGGCAGTGGATCAGGCAGTGGAGCCGGTGCTGGACGTGGATCAGGCAGTGGAGTTGGTGTAGGCAGTGGTCGTGGCTCAGGCAGAGGATCCGGTGCCGGAAGTGGCAGTGGAGCTGGTGCCGGTAGTGGTAGTGGATCAGGCAGTGGAGCCGGTGCTGGACGTGGATCAGGCAGTGGAGTTGGTGTAGGCAGTGGTCGTGGCTCAGGCAGAGGATCCGGTGCCGGAAGTGGCAGTGGAGCTGGTGCCGGTAGTGGCAGTGGATCAGGTAGTGGAGCCGGTGCCGGTAGCGGCAGTGGATCAGGCAGAGGATCCGGTGCCGGAAGTGGCAGTGGAGCTGGTGCCGGTAGTGGTAGTGGATCAGGCAGTGGAGCCGGTGCCGGAAGTGGCAGTGGAGCTGGTGCCGGTAGTGGCAGTGGATCAGGTAGTGGAGCCGGTGCCGGTAGTGGCAGTGGATCAGGCAGTGGAGCCGGTGCTGGACGTGGATCAGGCAGTGGAGTTGGTGTAGGCAGTGGTCGTGGCTCAGGCAGAGGATCCGGTGCCGGAAGTGGCAGTGGAGCTGGTGCCGGTAGTGGCAGTGGATCAGGTAGTGGAGCCGGTGCCGGTAGCGGCAGTGGATCAGGCAGTGGAGCCGGTGCTGGACGTGGATCAGGCAGTGGAGTTGGTGTAGGCAGTGGTCGTGGCTCAGGCAGAGGATCCGGTGCCGGAAGTGGCAGTGGAGCTGGTGCCGGTAGTGGCAGTGGATCAGGCAGTGGAGCCGGTGCTGGACGTGGCAGTGGAGCTGGTGCCGGTAGTGGCAGTGGATCAGGTAGTGGAGCCGGTGCCGGTAGCGGCAGTGGATCAGGCAGTGGAGCCGGTGCTGGACGTGGATCAGGCAGTGGAGTTGGTGTAGGCAGTGGTCGTGGCTCAGGCAGAGGATCCGGTGCCGGAAGTGGCAGTGGAGCTGGTGCCGGTAGTGGCAGTGGATCAGGTAGTGGAGCCGGTGCCGGTAGCGGCAGTGGATCAGGCAGTGGAGCCGGTGCTGGACGTGGATCAGGCAGTGGAGTTGGTGTAGGCAGTGGTCGTGGCTCAGGCAGAGGATCCGGTGCCGGAAGTGGCAGTGGAGCTGGTGCCGGTAGTGGTAGTGGATCAGGCAGTGGAGCCGGTGCTGGACGTGGATCAGGCAGTGGAGTTGGTGTAGGCAGTGGTCGTGGCTCAGGCAGAGGATCCGGTGCCGGAAGTGGCAGTGGAGCTGGTGCCGGTAGTGGCAGTGGATCAGGTAGTGGAGCCGGTGCCGGTAGCGGCAGTGGATCAGGCAGAGGATCCGGTGCCGGAAGTGGCAGTGGAGCTGGTGCCGGTAGTGGTAGTGGATCAGGCAGTGGAGCCGGTGCTGGACGTGGATCAGGCAGTGGAGTTGGTGTAGGCAGTGGTCGTGGCTCAGGCAGAGGATCCGGTGCGGGAAGTGGCAGTGGAGCTGGTGCCGGTAGTGGCAGTGGATCAGGTAGTGGAGCCGGTGCCGGTAGTGGCAGTGGATCAGGCAGAGGATCCGGTGCCGGAAGTGGCAGTGGAGCTGGTGCCGGTAGTGGTAGTGGATCAGGCAGTGGAGCCGGTGCTGGACGTGGATCAGGCAGTGGAGTTGGTGTAGGCAGTGGTCGTGGCTCAGGCAGAGGATCCGGTGCCGGAAGTGGCAGTGGAGCTGGTGCCGGTAGTGGCAGTGGATCAGGCAGTGGAGCCGGTGCTGGACGTGGCAGTGGAGCTGGTGCCGGTAGTGGCAGTGGATCAGGTAGTGGAGCCGGTGCCGGTAGCGGCAGTGGATCAGGCAGTGGAGCCGGTGCTGGACGTGGATCAGGCAGTGGAGTTGGTGTAGGCAGTGGTCGTGGCTCAGGCAGAGGATCCGGTGCGGGAAGTGGCAGTGGAGCTGGTGCCGGTAGTGGCAGTGGATCAGGTAGTGGAGCCGGTGCCGGTAGTGGCAGTGGATCAGGCAGAGGATCCGGTGCCGGAAGTGGCAGTGGAGCTGGTGCCGGTAGTGGTAGTGGATCAGGCAGTGGAGCCGGTGCTGGACGTGGATCAGGCAGTGGAGTTGGTGTAGGCAGTGGTCGTGGCTCAGGCAGAGGATCCGGTGCTGGACGTGGCAGTGGAGCTGGTGCCGGTAGTGGCAGTGGATCAGGTAGTGGAGCCGGTGCCGGTAGCGGCAGTGGATCAGGCAGTGGAGCCGGTGCTGGACGTGGATCAGGCAGTGGAGTTGGTGTCGGCAGTGGTCGTGGCTCAGGCAGAGGATCTGGCACCGGAAGTGGTAGTGGAGCCGGTGCCGGTAGCGGCAGTGGATCAGGCAGTGGAGCCGGTGCCGGAAGTGGTCGGGGATCAGGTAATAGTCACTAATTTCAAGGAACAAACCCATTAATTACCGTTATTTCTAGACGCCCTTACTCCacatgcaaaatagaaaaatgagatgaaatgaaatgaatttgtttactataatttatattatctgtttaatttttcaggAGCTGGTTCTGGAGTAGGTCTTGGAATCGGGGTGGGAAGTGGTAAAGGAAGTGGCTGGAGTCATACTTTGGGTAATCATTTGAGTTCATGCCCTTGACCGCCATAACATGATCCTCATATCATATAATCCATTATCTTTCAGGACCCAGAAGCCAGTTATGGATCGGTGTCATGCAGGATGGCGTGTGCACTTGCCTCGCACGACTCCCCAGAGACTAGATTGTCAATTAATAAGGACTCATAAATCTCATAAAGTAGTTCAAgtaaatcgcgaaaaactcataATCTATGAAGTTCATTCCCTCAGTAACTTTAGTAATGAGATTGTATGATAGTTCATTCTTTTAGTAATTCGTGCTGCGAATACGATGCAGTTCAATAGCGTAATGGATTCATTTTACCACATTGCACCTCTATTAGACAAAAAAATCTGCACCTTAGAAAAATCACTATATGCACTTATTTTATACTTATTCAATCACTTTCGcactttaataaatttatttatgcaCTGCAGCATTTATTTCTTATGACCCTTCTCCTCCTCTAGAATCCTGCAAAGTATTTTCCATCAATATATGTATGCAATCAACGAACATGACCAACACTATTCTCATGCCGAAAAACTGTCTAAGAAACTACTATGCAAATTTGTGTTTACGTAAACACAATTTCACTTAATCCGCCAAACAGTAAACGTTGAATCTGGCTCCATCTGGCGTTCACAGTACCGTACTGAAACGCCTGGAAATTGGCGCAGGCGCTCTGTCAACTGGAGTCTAGCTGCGCGTACCGGCGTACACAGTTACCTTTTGCATGTGAACCGAGAGAATATAAAAGTAGAGACAAGGTCACCTTGACTGACAGAACCTCTACGAGGCTTGACCGTGCCGGTTGTGAATTCAGGTTAGTCTGACTTTTGATAAATCTCTGCCAAATCCATAGCTGTTATTATCCTAGAACTTTGTAATTGCTGTTTTCATTTAAAGAaggtaaaaatttattttcaatcattcattaattcactTGTCAATGCACATCACCAATTGCATCAGATCACGCTTCTGTTCGATATTTGATCGATTCTCTCCTAAAGGATAATTGTTCCTTTCTCTTTGAAAAATAGGATTTCATCACCCAGACGAAATTCTccgatatttccctgtttagTATCATTAAGAGGTGTCAAGGTCACTTctttcagaattttcaaacaaattcccagttcaaacttctctatatttttttaatatcttcgAAACAGtctaaaaatgattgaaacaCCTAAAGCATTATCCACACATTATCTTTCAATTAGGTGTCAATGTCCACACGTGATAAATTGCATCAGATCCTGTATCAGTTCAATAATTCGTCAATTGTCCCCGgaacaataattattgattctCATTTAAAACTAAAGCCTGTTCATGACCTAATCCTCATTTCATTAACTTTCCCATATTTTCATAGATTTATTTCTATTCTTCCTAGTGACGATAATAAGTCACAGAAATTTTCTGCCTAcacttatcaatattttttaaatcctagAGAGATCAATGTGCTCCAActagaaaaaatatcttttagcagaaaattaaacaaagaatcataaaaatcattgtcGTTCTTTTTACTCTTCCCAACttggaaataaatttatcatttgacTTCAGTCTACTCTCATGTCAATAGCAAGATAACAAATTGTATTTTATAAGTCAAAAAATACCCattgataaatcaataaattattatcattaaaaaaagacAATATTGCCCGAGGAACTCTACTCCCTACTGTATACTCACCTCCGAAATGAGGGAGTGGACTTCCCCACATGCGGATGGTCACGTACACTTGGGGTATTTTGGTCTCTGACTGTTGTGACTCTGAGTCTTCGAAACTCATTAATGACTTTCAAATTGAACGTTGATCTACAAACGATATTTTGTTTCAGAGAAGGGAAtacaacaataaataaaaatgagtacCTTAAAAGAGAAATTACTGAGTGTTGTGACGGAGCCAGTGACTACAGGCAAGAATAAAATTACTGTAGTGGGGGTTGGACAAGTTGGGATGGCCTGTGCCTTCAGCATTCTAACAAACGtaactatttattttcataattatttactcATTACCATTTCATGATtcaaattattccataaattagaaaattatccCCAGCGATTGATTTTGTaacgaaattatttattttgttgcaGAATGTTTCCCACGAAGTTGTTCTCATCGATGTTATGGCGGATAAATTGAAGGGCGAGATGATGGATCTCCAACATGGTAGCTCCTTCTTGAAAAACGCACATATCAACGCTAGCACAGATTACGCAGCTACAGCAAACTCAAGTTTATGCATTATAACTGCTGGTGCACGTCAGCGTGAGGGCGAAACCCGAATTGATTTGGTGCAGCGAAATACAGACATATTTAAAGGAATAATTCCACAACTGGTGAAGTACAGTCCCAATTGCATTCTCCTGGTTGTATCAAATCCAGTCGACATTTTGACGTACGTCACGTGGAAATTGTCTGGCTTTCCAAAAAATCGTGTCATCGGAAGTGGAACGAATCTTGATTCGGCGAGATTTAGATTTTTGCTCTCTCAAAAATTGGGGGTTGCCCCCACTTCCTGCCATGGATGGGTTATTGGAGAGCACGGAGATACAAGTGGTAATTATCCTGTCAACTATTATATACTCTTGGGGCTCAGcgcttttttcatttcattgagAAACCCGGAAAATAATTAGTTGAGGCTTAATTTCATTGATAAGatttgtggtttttttttcgtggcaaaaaaagggaaaaaaactcGCAAAGTATATGTTGTAGTCTGAGTGTGATAAGTATAATCCACAGGATAGTCTGATAGAATCGAGCGGTTATCAATATCTTTTTTTAAGCCATGATTCATGTGATTCTGATAACATGTTATTCGTGATATTCTGGTTCTTTCAAAAATTCTGAGTAATCCAACTTTAATTGGACTTTAATTGGTCGATGACTAGAGCCTCTTAACGCCCACatccatgaaaaaaatcatgaaatgtaATAAAATCCTTCTAAAGACAATGGCAAAAGAAATATGAGAAGCcgtaaaaattaatgtctTGAAATCAgcagaaggaaaatttttcacttaaGAGATTATGCCGTACATCGACAATTCTTTGTTGTACAGTTCCTGTCTGGTCTGGTGTGAATGTTGCTGGGGTCCGTCTACGAGATCTGGACGAAACCGTCGGAACTGACAAGGACCCAGAGAATTATGGCGATATTCACAAACAGGTGGTGCAGAGCGCCTACGAAGTGATTAAACTAAAGGGATATACATCCTGGGCCATTGGGTTAAGTATCGCGAATCTTGCGTCAGCCATTCTCAGAAATTCTGGACAGGTTCATGCTGTATCTACAATATCCACAGTAAGTAGAGTCGATTCGTGAATCACCTCTACATTGCATCATCCTTCGTCTCAccaaatattttatgatttcaggGTCTGCACGGTATTTCGGAGCAAGTCTTCCTCTCCGTTCCATGTGTTCTCGGTGAGACCGGTGTTCAATCAATTGTTCAACAGAAACTCACCGTTCAGGAGCAGAATCTCCTCCAAAAATCAGCAAAGGCGATGCACGAGGTTCAGACAAGCctcaaattttgatttaaaataatttattaatagttgaaaattattgcatttcaattttcttggTGAAATGCCGTCACTCCGTCAGTATTTTCTgtcatttacatttttcaaagGATAACCTTTTTGTATTGtgtgtgaattttttcctttgagAGTTCTCAGATGAATGTTGATATTTAACTGTCatgcatgtttttttttcaattttcttcggtaataaaataaatcatttggaTGTATTACTGTGCATGGAGGAAGAACAACGATCATCTCCATGCACTCGATGTAACTTATACAATACACGTATTCATAAATACtgattaattatatattgTGTGATGTGCAGAATCCTTTTCCATTTCTCTTTTTCTTCTATCATTCATTCAATGTCACCGTATATACATGAAGTGTATATTACCTGAAGTTTGAGTTAATAATGTCGAACAGTTGATAGATTAAATcatgaatgtgaaaagtggactCAAATTTCGGgtaacaaataattattcaaagcaTCATTAGTAAGAAATAATATAGCCGAGTCGTGGGGAATAAAATGCGTCGAAAATTCCCTCTTTTTGGGTGTTTGAGATTAATTGTTTCCAGAAAATCACGATATTATGGAACGTTAACCAAAGAAATCAACGCACTTCGATCATCCACGCGTCAAAATGTTGATCTGAGAATTCAAAACCTGGCGAATTTTCAGTGAGATCACTCGAGCATCAGTTGCaacttattttttcctccgtgcaataataaaaattcattaccgAGGAAAACTATTTCCACCATTATTCAGATCACCCGCATGTCTTCGAGAAGAATTGCTGTGCAAAGTTAGTGATCCAGTGCGGAATGGACAGGACAAAGTAACAATTGTCGGAGCTGGCATGGTTGGTGTTGCCTGTGCTAACGCGATCCTCTTTCAAAGGATTAGCAGTCACATAGCCATCGTCGAcgcatttccaaaaaaattagagGGCGAAGGGATGGACTATTGCCACGGCTCTGTATTTTTAGACGATCCTCACATAGAATTCGACACTAGTAAGTTGGTTGGGAGGAACATGTTTTACTACGTCCCGAAGATGCCTTTTCCGCCTTCATAATAAATAGATTTGATTCAcacatttttttactctgTTAGAACAAATGTTAATTGTTTGTAGATTTTTGCATATCGAGAGAGTCAAAAGTTGTCATAATAACGACTGGTACTCGACAGAAAAAAGGAGAAAGCCGATTGGATCTCGTTCGAAGAAACAGCGAGATAATAAGAAATATCGTCCCACCACTGGTTGAATACAGTCCCAATGCTGTCTTTTTAATTGTATCAAATCCAGGTTGAACCCAAATGATCAATCGTTGTGCAgcagtaattttgaaaatgattattttacgTTTGATACAGTTGACATTTTATCCTGGGTAACGTGGAAAGCGAGTGGTTTACCGGTTAATCGAATAATCGGCACCGGCTGCCATTTGGATACCGCTAGATTTCGATTCTCGATTGCTGATAGACTCGGAGTTTCAGCGAAGTCTGTTCACGGATTTATTATCGGAGAACATGGGGATAGCCAAGGTAAACTCCAAAATACTATAAACATAACATGGAATATTACGCTGTACGAAAACGTAGCTTGTCCCCACTCGTTACGAAATATCGCTTTTTCGATTTTAGTTCCATTGTGGTCAGGTGTTAATGTAGCGGGAGTACTTTTTCGAGATATTATATCGCATGTCGGACTCGAAATGGATGAGGAGGGCTGGAATGAAATGGTCAAGAGCATTATTAAGGCGTGGGTTTGCCTCACAACtcttttaattgaattcaattattcattttaaattaaattgaaggtTTTCTTCCGTCAAATTATTGATAGATTTTTTGTACAACTATTTTAATTTCCTTATTGTCCATACTCTCAATTCACCAGCGGTTCTACAGTCAGATGTTTGAAAGGATATTCCAATACAGCCGTAGGTTTGACAGCTGCTGATATTACAAGGGATATCCTGAGAAATAGTCAAACCGTCAAATCGGTATCCACATTAGTTCAGGTGAGCTCACGTTTAACGCTCAAATCCCGAATAATATTcgtgtgaaataaaaaatatggtaaTTATTCTTTCAGGGACACCATAATATTTGTCACCAAGTATTTCTATCTCTACCTTGTACAATTGGTGCGAGCGGTATCACCCAGGTAGTTCGAATGCGAATGACAGAGTACGAGAAGAAATTGTTGGCTAATTGTgcagaaataatttataacaCACAGAAGACTATCGAAACAGCCTGATGGCAATCATACTTATGTAAATGGAGAAAGgacgataattaattgatgtacaagaagaaaagaaaatgttGACTGAGGTGTTCGATGTGTCATAATGCCATAAATCAATCTCTTCTACAATACATacaaacaaaaatgaaaaaattgtgtatttggaatttttgttttt comes from the Diachasmimorpha longicaudata isolate KC_UGA_2023 chromosome 11, iyDiaLong2, whole genome shotgun sequence genome and includes:
- the LOC135167388 gene encoding fibroin heavy chain-like isoform X2 yields the protein MRFLLIVVALVTWQGLVSASPRGHRDVKVDLFIEDGKGMDELQIDLGTIEQIEKLDEDAVVTIKEGEHGWSIVSATARAVSGRSSSGSGTGSGSGSGSGSGSGSGSGSGSGAGVGSGSGAGAGRGAGSGSGSGAGAGSGSGSGSGAGAGSGSGSGVGAGSGRGSGRGSGAGSGSGAGAGSGSGSGSGAGAGSGSGSGSGAGAGRGSGSGVGVGSGRGSGRGSGAGSGRGSGRGSGAGSGSGAGAGSGSGSGSGAGAGSGSGSGSGAGAGSGSGSGSGAGAGRGSGSGVGVGSGRGSGKGSGAGSGSGSGSGSGAGRGSGSGVGAGSGRGSGRGSGAGSGSGAGAGSGSGSGSGAGAGSGSGSGSGAGAGRGSGSGVGVGSGRGSGKGSGAGSGSGSGSGSGAGRGSGSGVGAGSGRGSGRGSGAGSGSGAGAGSGSGSGSGAGAGSGRGSGRGSGAGSGSGAGAGSGSGSGSGAGAGSGSGSGSGAGAGRGSGSGVGVGSGRGSGKGSGAGSGSGSGSGSGAGRGSGSGVGAGSGRGSGRGSGAGSGSGAGAGSGSGSGSGAGAGSGSGSGSGAGAGRGSGSGVGVGSGRGSGRGSGAGSGSGAGAGSGSGSGSGAGAGSGSGSGSGVGAGRGSGSGVGVGSGRGSGKGSGAGSGSGSGSGAGAGRGSGSGVGAGSGRGSGRGSGAGSGSGAGAGSGSGSGSGAGAGSGSGSGSGAGAGRGSGSGVGVGSGRGSGRGSGAGSGSGAGAGSGSGSGSGAGAGSGRGSGRGSGAGSGSGAGAGSGSGSGSGAGAGSGSGSGSGAGAGRGSGSGVGVGSGRGSGRGSGAGSGSGAGAGSGSGSGSGAGAGSGSGSGSGAGAGRGSGSGVGVGSGRGSGRGSGAGSGSGAGAGSGSGSGSGAGAGSGSGSGSGAGAGRGSGSGVGVGSGRGSGRGSGAGSGSGAGAGSGSGSGSGSGAGRGSGSGVGAGSGRGSGRGSGAGSGSGAGAGSGSGSGSGAGAGSGSGSGSGAGAGRGSGSGVGVGSGRGSGRGSGAGSGSGAGAGSGSGSGSGAGAGSGSGAGAGSGSGSGSGAGAGRGSGAGAGSGSGSGSGAGAGSGSGSGSGAGAGRGSGSGVGVGSGRGSGRGSGAGSGSGAGAGSGSGSGSGAGAGSGSGSGSGAGAGRGSGSGVGVGSGRGSGRGSGAGSGSGAGAGSGSGSGSGAGAGRGSGSGVGVGSGRGSGRGSGAGSGSGAGAGSGSGSGSGAGAGSGSGSGRGSGAGSGSGAGAGSGSGSGSGAGAGSGSGAGAGSGSGSGSGAGAGSGSGSGSGAGAGRGSGSGVGVGSGRGSGRGSGAGSGSGAGAGSGSGSGSGAGAGSGSGSGSGAGAGRGSGSGVGVGSGRGSGRGSGAGSGSGAGAGSGSGSGSGAGAGRGSGAGAGSGSGSGSGAGAGSGSGSGSGAGAGRGSGSGVGVGSGRGSGRGSGAGSGSGAGAGSGSGSGSGAGAGSGSGSGSGAGAGRGSGSGVGVGSGRGSGRGSGAGSGSGAGAGSGSGSGSGAGAGRGSGSGVGVGSGRGSGRGSGAGSGSGAGAGSGSGSGSGAGAGSGSGSGRGSGAGSGSGAGAGSGSGSGSGAGAGRGSGSGVGVGSGRGSGRGSGAGSGSGAGAGSGSGSGSGAGAGSGSGSGRGSGAGSGSGAGAGSGSGSGSGAGAGRGSGSGVGVGSGRGSGRGSGAGSGSGAGAGSGSGSGSGAGAGSGSGSGSGAGAGRGSGSGVGVGSGRGSGRGSGAGSGSGAGAGSGSGSGSGAGAGSGSGSGRGSGAGSGSGAGAGSGSGSGSGAGAGRGSGSGVGVGSGRGSGRGSGAGRGSGAGAGSGSGSGSGAGAGSGSGSGSGAGAGRGSGSGVGVGSGRGSGRGSGTGSGSGAGAGSGSGSGSGAGAGSGRGSGAGSGVGLGIGVGSGKGSGWSHTLGPRSQLWIGVMQDGVCTCLARLPRD
- the LOC135167388 gene encoding fibroin heavy chain-like isoform X5; this encodes MRFLLIVVALVTWQGLVSASPRGHRDVKVDLFIEDGKGMDELQIDLGTIEQIEKLDEDAVVTIKEGEHGWSIVSATARAVSGRSSSGSGTGSGSGSGSGSGSGSGSGSGSGAGVGSGSGAGAGRGAGSGSGSGAGAGSGSGSGSGAGAGSGSGSGVGAGSGRGSGRGSGAGSGSGAGAGSGSGSGSGAGAGSGSGSGSGAGAGRGSGSGVGVGSGRGSGRGSGAGSGRGSGRGSGAGSGSGAGAGSGSGSGSGAGAGSGSGSGSGAGAGSGSGSGSGAGAGRGSGSGVGVGSGRGSGKGSGAGSGSGSGSGSGAGRGSGSGVGAGSGRGSGRGSGAGSGSGAGAGSGSGSGSGAGAGSGSGSGSGAGAGRGSGSGVGVGSGRGSGKGSGAGSGSGSGSGSGAGRGSGSGVGAGSGRGSGRGSGAGSGSGAGAGSGSGSGSGAGAGSGRGSGRGSGAGSGSGAGAGSGSGSGSGAGAGSGSGSGSGAGAGRGSGSGVGVGSGRGSGKGSGAGSGSGSGSGSGAGRGSGSGVGAGSGRGSGRGSGAGSGSGAGAGSGSGSGSGAGAGSGSGSGSGAGAGRGSGSGVGVGSGRGSGRGSGAGSGSGAGAGSGSGSGSGAGAGSGSGSGSGVGAGRGSGSGVGVGSGRGSGKGSGAGSGSGSGSGAGAGRGSGSGVGAGSGRGSGRGSGAGSGSGAGAGSGSGSGSGAGAGSGSGSGSGAGAGRGSGSGVGVGSGRGSGRGSGAGSGSGAGAGSGSGSGSGAGAGSGRGSGRGSGAGSGSGAGAGSGSGSGSGAGAGSGSGSGSGAGAGRGSGSGVGVGSGRGSGRGSGAGSGSGAGAGSGSGSGSGAGAGSGSGSGSGAGAGRGSGSGVGVGSGRGSGRGSGAGSGSGAGAGSGSGSGSGAGAGSGSGSGSGAGAGRGSGSGVGVGSGRGSGRGSGAGSGSGAGAGSGSGSGSGSGAGRGSGSGVGAGSGRGSGRGSGAGSGSGAGAGSGSGSGSGAGAGSGSGSGSGAGAGRGSGSGVGVGSGRGSGRGSGAGSGSGAGAGSGSGSGSGAGAGSGSGAGAGSGSGSGSGAGAGRGSGAGAGSGSGSGSGAGAGSGSGSGSGAGAGRGSGSGVGVGSGRGSGRGSGAGSGSGAGAGSGSGSGSGAGAGSGSGSGSGAGAGRGSGSGVGVGSGRGSGRGSGAGSGSGAGAGSGSGSGSGAGAGRGSGSGVGVGSGRGSGRGSGAGSGSGAGAGSGSGSGSGAGAGSGSGSGRGSGAGSGSGAGAGSGSGSGSGAGAGSGSGAGAGSGSGSGSGAGAGSGSGSGSGAGAGRGSGSGVGVGSGRGSGRGSGAGSGSGAGAGSGSGSGSGAGAGSGSGSGSGAGAGRGSGSGVGVGSGRGSGRGSGAGSGSGAGAGSGSGSGSGAGAGRGSGAGAGSGSGSGSGAGAGSGSGSGSGAGAGRGSGSGVGVGSGRGSGRGSGAGSGSGAGAGSGSGSGSGAGAGSGSGSGSGAGAGRGSGSGVGVGSGRGSGRGSGAGSGSGAGAGSGSGSGSGAGAGRGSGSGVGVGSGRGSGRGSGAGSGSGAGAGSGSGSGSGAGAGSGSGSGSGAGAGRGSGSGVGVGSGRGSGRGSGAGSGSGAGAGSGSGSGSGAGAGSGSGSGRGSGAGSGSGAGAGSGSGSGSGAGAGRGSGSGVGVGSGRGSGRGSGAGRGSGAGAGSGSGSGSGAGAGSGSGSGSGAGAGRGSGSGVGVGSGRGSGRGSGTGSGSGAGAGSGSGSGSGAGAGSGRGSGAGSGVGLGIGVGSGKGSGWSHTLGPRSQLWIGVMQDGVCTCLARLPRD